In one Chlamydia sp. BM-2023 genomic region, the following are encoded:
- the polA gene encoding DNA polymerase I: MRKIFILDASGFIFRAYFALPEMKNSSGAATQAIFGFIRSINKLIKEFSPDHMVAVFDGPNNKQSRREIYADYKVNREQRAEDLYQQVPLVKEYCSLLGLPYLEIEGVEADDVIASITKKASAEGYDVRICTTDKDLLQLVSPNVLVVNPWKDQQEINENDVINAYGIPPKRIPDYLALVGDASDNIPGVAGCGPKTAKNLLQKYDSVAGILENFDLLTESSKKMLSEQKDVLLLSKELAVLNHDIELPVAIETLKFPLHEASLEKLNTFYMQQGFKTLVQNVKQEKSDVKVEVISDSKSLLPVLSSLHGKSIAFSVGYKGSFLPSLYMLGVALACDDSVYYIDIEKASDDVITPLKNFFKRDDTEFYGYNIKRDNHALKNAGIHVNNIALDLALAEHLINCGAKISFQTLLLSHELVSAAGRFGKEWGLLSLPIAKSPENPPQYFGEFVSYLPLIKKTLLEELKFKKLDDLFFNMEMPLEKVLFTMERNGVPIDIEDLQDLEGILSGELAVLTEEIYTLVGEHFNIKSPKQLADILYNKLGLKPIDKAKSTKAEVLEALSGEHEVIDKILAFRAIEKLLSTYVKALPKQVDLNTHRIHPTFNQTGTVTGRLACQDPNLQNIPTRSDRGRLLRKAFRDSNKNNYFLSADYSQIELRFLAHLSQDESLKLAFESGEDVHAFTASQVFHVPLEEVTKRQRMQAKTVNFGIIYGQQAYGLSKILKISVAEAQKLIEAYFARYTDVARFINETVNQASENLRVTTLLGRERIIDNWTEFSGSRAASGRLAVNTRIQGSAAELIKLAMLQISDALKKRKLKSRMILQIHDELIFEVPEEEKEEMQTLVRDIMESAMILSVPLVVNILIGKNWEEC, from the coding sequence GTGAGAAAAATCTTTATATTAGATGCCTCAGGATTTATTTTCAGAGCATATTTTGCTCTCCCAGAAATGAAAAATTCTTCAGGAGCAGCAACACAAGCAATTTTTGGTTTCATTCGCTCTATTAATAAACTGATCAAAGAGTTTTCTCCTGATCACATGGTGGCCGTTTTTGACGGCCCCAATAATAAACAAAGTCGTAGAGAAATCTACGCTGATTATAAAGTTAATCGTGAACAACGTGCCGAAGACCTTTATCAACAAGTCCCATTAGTCAAAGAATACTGCTCGCTGCTCGGTTTGCCCTATTTAGAAATAGAAGGAGTAGAAGCCGATGATGTCATCGCTAGTATAACGAAAAAAGCTAGTGCTGAAGGCTATGACGTACGCATATGTACTACAGATAAGGATCTACTTCAGCTTGTAAGCCCCAATGTATTGGTTGTGAATCCCTGGAAAGACCAACAGGAAATTAATGAAAATGATGTCATAAATGCTTACGGAATCCCTCCAAAAAGAATACCAGATTATCTCGCGCTAGTTGGGGATGCCTCTGACAATATTCCCGGCGTAGCAGGATGCGGACCAAAAACAGCTAAGAATCTTTTGCAAAAGTATGATTCTGTAGCAGGTATTCTGGAAAACTTTGATCTTCTGACAGAATCCTCCAAGAAGATGCTCTCAGAACAAAAAGATGTCTTATTGTTAAGTAAGGAACTCGCTGTATTAAATCATGATATCGAATTGCCCGTAGCCATAGAAACGTTAAAGTTTCCTCTGCATGAAGCAAGCCTCGAGAAGTTAAACACTTTTTATATGCAACAAGGTTTTAAAACCTTAGTGCAAAATGTTAAACAGGAAAAATCAGATGTAAAAGTAGAAGTTATTTCTGATAGTAAAAGTCTGCTACCCGTGCTTTCATCTCTACACGGGAAAAGCATAGCTTTTTCTGTAGGATATAAGGGCAGTTTTCTCCCTTCGCTCTATATGTTAGGGGTCGCCTTGGCATGCGATGACTCGGTTTATTACATTGATATAGAAAAAGCCTCCGATGATGTTATAACTCCATTAAAAAACTTTTTTAAAAGGGATGACACGGAATTTTACGGTTACAACATAAAACGTGATAACCACGCATTAAAAAATGCAGGTATTCATGTGAATAATATTGCCCTCGATCTAGCCCTCGCAGAGCATTTAATTAATTGTGGTGCTAAAATCTCCTTTCAAACACTGCTTCTAAGCCACGAATTGGTAAGCGCAGCTGGAAGATTTGGAAAGGAGTGGGGACTATTGAGCTTGCCTATAGCGAAGTCTCCAGAAAATCCTCCACAGTATTTTGGAGAGTTTGTTTCTTATTTGCCCTTGATAAAAAAAACTTTGCTAGAGGAATTAAAATTTAAGAAGCTAGACGATCTTTTTTTTAATATGGAAATGCCTCTAGAGAAAGTGCTTTTCACAATGGAGAGAAATGGTGTTCCCATAGATATCGAAGATCTGCAAGACCTCGAAGGAATATTGTCAGGGGAGCTAGCTGTACTTACCGAGGAAATTTACACCCTAGTAGGCGAGCACTTTAATATTAAATCTCCCAAACAGTTAGCTGATATTTTATATAATAAACTAGGCTTGAAGCCAATAGACAAGGCAAAATCTACAAAAGCTGAGGTATTAGAAGCTCTATCAGGAGAACACGAGGTTATTGATAAAATTTTAGCCTTTAGAGCAATAGAGAAGCTCCTTTCTACCTATGTTAAAGCCCTTCCAAAGCAAGTAGACCTGAATACACACAGAATTCATCCCACATTTAATCAGACCGGAACAGTAACAGGAAGATTGGCATGCCAAGATCCAAATTTGCAAAATATTCCGACGCGTTCTGACAGGGGAAGGTTGTTAAGAAAAGCTTTTAGAGACTCTAATAAGAATAATTATTTTTTATCTGCAGATTATTCTCAAATTGAGTTAAGATTTTTGGCACATTTGAGTCAAGACGAGTCGTTAAAACTGGCTTTTGAGTCGGGGGAAGACGTTCATGCATTTACAGCCTCTCAGGTATTTCACGTGCCCTTAGAAGAGGTGACAAAACGTCAGCGTATGCAAGCAAAGACTGTAAATTTCGGCATCATCTATGGTCAGCAGGCTTATGGATTATCCAAGATCTTAAAAATTAGTGTTGCCGAGGCCCAGAAACTCATAGAAGCGTATTTTGCACGCTACACTGATGTAGCGCGTTTTATTAACGAAACTGTGAATCAAGCTTCAGAAAATTTACGAGTGACAACCTTATTGGGTAGAGAGAGAATAATAGATAATTGGACGGAATTTTCAGGTTCACGCGCTGCTTCAGGCCGCCTTGCTGTTAATACTCGCATCCAGGGTAGCGCTGCAGAGTTAATCAAACTTGCAATGCTGCAAATTTCAGATGCTTTAAAAAAACGAAAATTAAAAAGTCGTATGATATTGCAGATACACGATGAACTGATTTTTGAAGTCCCTGAGGAAGAGAAAGAAGAAATGCAAACTTTAGTGCGCGATATCATGGAATCTGCAATGATTTTATCTGTCCCATTAGTTGTGAATATCTTAATTGGAAAAAATTGGGAAGAATGTTAG
- the coaE gene encoding dephospho-CoA kinase (Dephospho-CoA kinase (CoaE) performs the final step in coenzyme A biosynthesis.): protein MLELLKVSITGDLSSGKTEACQVFQDLGAYVISADKVSHSFLIPHSHIGRRVVDLLGPEVVVGSVFDKKAIAEKVFDNRALLQDLEAILHPEVCRIIEEQYSRVAQERKHPLFIAEVPLLYEIHYAGWFDRVILITADENIRRERFTKKTNCSDLNFYQRCARFSSQEEKMMHADIIMENNGTKEELRHKVEEYFYALKGAL from the coding sequence ATGTTAGAATTGCTAAAGGTTTCTATTACAGGGGATCTCTCTTCGGGGAAGACTGAAGCATGTCAAGTTTTTCAGGATTTGGGCGCCTATGTAATTAGTGCTGATAAAGTTTCGCATAGTTTCCTTATTCCTCATTCGCATATAGGTCGTCGTGTTGTCGATCTTCTTGGACCAGAAGTTGTTGTTGGTAGTGTTTTTGATAAAAAAGCCATAGCAGAGAAAGTTTTTGATAATCGAGCTCTTTTGCAAGATTTAGAAGCTATTCTACATCCAGAAGTTTGTCGAATTATTGAGGAGCAATATAGTCGAGTCGCTCAGGAGAGAAAGCACCCTCTGTTCATTGCTGAGGTGCCTTTGTTGTACGAAATTCACTATGCGGGATGGTTTGATCGCGTGATTCTCATCACAGCTGATGAGAATATTCGTAGGGAAAGGTTTACCAAGAAAACTAATTGTTCTGATTTAAATTTTTATCAGAGATGTGCTCGTTTTTCTTCTCAGGAAGAGAAAATGATGCATGCCGATATTATTATGGAAAATAACGGCACTAAAGAAGAATTACGTCATAAAGTTGAAGAATATTTTTACGCTTTAAAGGGAGCATTATGA
- the rho gene encoding transcription termination factor Rho, with amino-acid sequence MKEERSSEVLPKVKENKKHACPLLQEKSFAGECAVAASPVDETQPVTITKIAKLQRMGIEELNVLARQYGVKNIGSLTKSQVVFEIVKSKSERSDELLIGEGVLEVLPDGFGFLRSPTYNYLPSAEDIYVSPAQIRRFDLKKGDTIIGTIRSPKEKEKYFALLKVDKINGSTPDKAKERVLFENLTPLYPNERIVMEMGKEHLAERVLDLTAPIGKGQRGLIVAPPRSGKTVILQSIAHAIAINNPDIVLIVLLIDERPEEVTDMIRQVRGEVVASTFDEQPERHIQVAEMVIEKARRLVEHGKDVVILLDSITRLARAYNTVQPHSGKILTGGVDASALHKPKRFFGAARNIEGGGSLTILATALIDTGSRMDEVIFEEFKGTGNMELVLDRRLSDRRTYPAIDLIKSGTRKEELLYHPTELEKVYLFRQAIADLTAIDAMHLLLGRLKKTNSNAEFLLSLKE; translated from the coding sequence ATGAAAGAAGAGCGTTCTTCAGAAGTCTTGCCAAAGGTGAAAGAGAATAAAAAACATGCGTGTCCTTTGCTGCAAGAGAAGTCTTTTGCAGGAGAATGTGCAGTAGCTGCGAGCCCAGTTGATGAAACTCAGCCCGTTACTATTACAAAAATTGCCAAGCTGCAAAGGATGGGGATTGAAGAGCTTAATGTATTGGCTCGTCAATATGGAGTGAAGAACATCGGGTCTTTAACTAAATCTCAGGTGGTATTTGAGATTGTTAAGTCCAAGTCCGAGCGTTCAGATGAACTTTTAATCGGAGAAGGAGTTTTAGAAGTCCTCCCCGATGGATTTGGTTTTTTAAGATCTCCCACCTATAACTATCTCCCCTCCGCTGAAGACATTTATGTTTCCCCTGCTCAAATTCGTCGGTTTGACCTAAAGAAAGGGGATACAATCATAGGCACAATACGTTCTCCAAAAGAAAAGGAGAAGTATTTTGCTCTATTAAAAGTGGATAAGATTAACGGATCTACTCCAGACAAAGCTAAGGAGCGTGTTTTATTTGAAAACTTAACTCCTTTATATCCTAACGAACGAATTGTTATGGAAATGGGCAAGGAACACCTTGCTGAAAGAGTTCTAGACCTTACCGCCCCCATAGGTAAAGGTCAAAGAGGACTGATCGTAGCTCCTCCTCGTTCTGGAAAAACTGTGATTTTGCAAAGCATAGCTCACGCTATTGCTATTAATAATCCTGATATTGTTTTAATCGTGTTACTCATCGATGAGCGCCCTGAAGAAGTCACTGATATGATTCGACAGGTTCGCGGAGAGGTTGTTGCATCTACTTTTGACGAACAACCCGAAAGACATATTCAAGTTGCGGAAATGGTTATAGAAAAAGCTCGACGTTTAGTTGAACATGGAAAAGATGTTGTTATTCTTCTCGATTCTATTACTCGTTTAGCTCGAGCTTACAACACCGTGCAGCCGCACTCAGGAAAGATTTTAACAGGTGGTGTGGACGCCAGTGCTTTACACAAACCTAAAAGATTCTTCGGAGCAGCTAGAAATATCGAAGGTGGGGGATCATTAACCATCCTAGCTACTGCTTTAATTGATACAGGCTCTCGAATGGATGAAGTCATTTTCGAAGAGTTCAAGGGAACAGGAAATATGGAGCTTGTTCTTGATCGTCGTCTTTCCGATAGAAGAACCTATCCAGCGATCGATCTAATTAAAAGTGGAACAAGAAAAGAAGAACTTCTTTATCATCCTACTGAATTAGAAAAAGTTTACCTCTTCCGTCAGGCAATAGCCGATCTTACTGCTATAGATGCTATGCATTTGTTGCTAGGAAGATTGAAGAAGACAAATAGTAACGCAGAATTTTTACTCTCTTTAAAAGAATAA
- a CDS encoding orotate phosphoribosyltransferase encodes MMSLEEEQLRDHAVATLYRIGAIKFGDFCLSKGQKTPIYVDMRLVISCPEVLQTIASLIWRLRPSFNSSLLCGVPYTALALATCISLKYNISMVLRRKELKHPNQEDKIKVEGLFSPGQTCLVINDVIASGLSILETSKALEDEGLKVRESLVFLDRQIGGEEALAELGIKLRSVFTLQELVRALLAKCQLKETEVAIASQLLQTL; translated from the coding sequence ATGATGAGCCTTGAAGAAGAACAACTTCGTGATCACGCTGTAGCTACTCTATATCGCATAGGCGCAATAAAATTTGGCGACTTTTGCCTCTCTAAAGGCCAAAAAACTCCTATCTATGTCGACATGCGCTTGGTTATTTCTTGCCCTGAGGTTTTGCAAACTATTGCTTCTCTAATTTGGCGCCTACGTCCCTCATTTAACAGTAGTTTATTATGCGGGGTTCCCTATACAGCTCTTGCTCTAGCTACATGCATCTCCCTTAAATATAATATCTCTATGGTCCTAAGAAGAAAGGAATTAAAACATCCTAATCAGGAAGATAAAATTAAAGTAGAAGGCTTATTCTCTCCAGGACAAACATGTCTAGTTATTAACGATGTTATTGCCTCGGGACTCTCTATTTTAGAAACTTCTAAGGCTTTAGAAGATGAGGGACTGAAAGTGCGCGAATCTTTAGTCTTCCTAGACCGGCAAATCGGAGGAGAAGAAGCTCTAGCAGAATTAGGAATCAAACTAAGATCTGTGTTTACCTTGCAAGAACTCGTCCGGGCTCTCCTTGCTAAATGCCAACTAAAAGAAACCGAGGTAGCAATTGCCTCCCAACTTTTGCAAACTTTATAA
- the glgC gene encoding glucose-1-phosphate adenylyltransferase — MIENDFQGYPSSWESSHFYRDRVGVIVLCGGEGKRLSPLTCWRCKPTVSFGGRYKLIDVPISHAIASGFSKIFVIGQYLTYTLQRHLFKTYFYHGVLQDQIHLLAPEGRDGSQIWYKGTADAIRQNLLYLEDSSLEYFLVLSGDQLYNMDFRKVVDYARASQSDMVIVAQPIQEKDAYRMGVLQIDANANLLDFYEKPQEEEILNHFRLSKNDCQTHKLNPKHGNFLGNMGIYLFRKESLFQLLLEEHGDDFGKDLIQEQMKRGSVKTFLYDGYWTDIGTIESYYEANIALTQKPHPQVRGLNCYDDRGMIYSKNHHLPGTIVTDSMISSSLLCEGAVIDSSSVSHSVVGIRGVIGKNSVIDHSIIMGNDRYDNTNPHALGIGDDCEIHKTIIDENCRIGNGVKLTNLHEHKNYDSPDGKLVVRDGIIIIPRGTRLPDNYIF; from the coding sequence ATGATAGAAAACGATTTTCAGGGATACCCTTCAAGTTGGGAAAGCTCTCACTTTTACAGGGATAGAGTTGGTGTTATTGTTTTATGTGGCGGAGAAGGTAAAAGGCTCTCTCCTTTAACATGCTGGCGTTGTAAGCCAACGGTATCTTTCGGAGGTAGGTATAAACTTATCGACGTGCCAATTTCCCATGCTATAGCTTCAGGATTTTCTAAGATTTTTGTAATAGGGCAGTATCTCACCTATACCCTACAACGACACTTGTTTAAGACCTATTTTTATCATGGAGTACTGCAAGATCAGATACATCTTCTCGCTCCCGAAGGACGAGATGGTAGTCAAATATGGTATAAAGGTACCGCAGACGCTATTCGTCAGAACCTGTTGTATCTAGAGGATTCAAGTCTTGAGTACTTCCTAGTTTTATCGGGAGATCAGCTGTACAACATGGACTTTCGCAAGGTTGTAGATTATGCACGAGCATCGCAATCTGATATGGTAATCGTGGCTCAACCAATTCAAGAGAAAGACGCTTATAGAATGGGCGTTTTACAAATTGATGCAAACGCTAATCTCTTGGATTTTTATGAAAAGCCTCAAGAAGAAGAAATCCTCAATCATTTCCGTTTATCTAAAAATGATTGCCAAACACATAAATTAAATCCCAAACACGGGAACTTCTTAGGGAACATGGGAATCTACCTATTCCGAAAAGAAAGCTTATTCCAATTACTCTTAGAAGAGCATGGTGATGATTTTGGGAAAGACCTTATCCAAGAACAAATGAAACGTGGGTCTGTAAAAACCTTCCTTTATGATGGTTATTGGACAGACATAGGAACTATAGAATCTTACTATGAAGCAAATATAGCACTCACGCAAAAGCCTCATCCTCAGGTGCGTGGGTTGAACTGCTACGATGATCGAGGAATGATTTATAGTAAAAACCACCATCTCCCCGGAACAATAGTTACAGATTCAATGATTTCCAGCTCGCTACTTTGCGAGGGAGCCGTTATTGACTCTAGTAGTGTATCTCATAGTGTCGTAGGTATTCGTGGTGTGATCGGGAAAAATTCTGTTATAGATCACTCTATTATTATGGGTAACGATCGTTACGATAATACTAATCCCCATGCGTTGGGTATCGGCGATGATTGTGAAATTCATAAAACAATTATTGATGAGAACTGCAGAATCGGCAACGGAGTGAAACTCACGAATCTCCATGAACATAAAAATTATGATTCCCCAGATGGGAAACTAGTCGTTAGGGACGGAATCATTATTATTCCTCGAGGAACTCGACTCCCAGATAACTACATATTCTAA
- a CDS encoding metallophosphoesterase — protein sequence MQIYGIADLHLAIGVPEKTMEIFGEPWISYHEKIRERWEKIVNPEDVVFLPGDISWAMHLEQAKEDFAFLGTLPGTKYMIRGNHDYWSSASATKISKVLPENLHYLSQGYAIFEPKKAIVGVRLWDSPTIHVAPECFQTPSLGKKEFTEKDEQIFLREQGRLQRALEAVPKEVEQIIVMTHYPPISSDGSKGPIAEMLENNGKVTHCLFGHMHKVRAPLEGFGKIRGIEYRLVAADYIDFVPQVIT from the coding sequence ATGCAGATATATGGAATCGCAGATCTTCATTTAGCCATTGGAGTCCCCGAAAAGACAATGGAAATTTTTGGTGAGCCATGGATTTCCTATCACGAAAAAATCCGTGAAAGATGGGAAAAGATAGTCAACCCTGAAGATGTCGTTTTCCTCCCCGGAGATATTTCTTGGGCTATGCACCTTGAACAAGCAAAAGAAGATTTTGCTTTTCTCGGGACCCTTCCAGGAACTAAGTACATGATTCGTGGAAATCATGATTACTGGAGTTCCGCTTCTGCAACGAAAATATCAAAAGTTCTCCCTGAAAATTTACATTATCTATCCCAAGGTTACGCCATTTTTGAGCCTAAGAAAGCTATAGTAGGTGTTAGGTTATGGGATAGCCCTACCATACATGTTGCTCCAGAGTGTTTTCAAACACCAAGTCTTGGTAAAAAGGAATTTACAGAGAAAGATGAGCAAATTTTCCTAAGGGAACAGGGGAGATTACAAAGAGCTCTGGAAGCTGTCCCTAAAGAGGTAGAACAAATTATCGTGATGACGCATTACCCTCCTATTAGTAGTGATGGCTCGAAAGGACCCATAGCGGAAATGTTAGAAAATAACGGAAAGGTTACACATTGCTTGTTCGGGCATATGCATAAGGTCCGTGCTCCTTTAGAGGGATTTGGGAAAATTCGTGGTATAGAATATCGCCTAGTTGCTGCAGATTATATAGATTTTGTCCCCCAGGTTATAACGTGA
- the rsmD gene encoding 16S rRNA (guanine(966)-N(2))-methyltransferase RsmD → MRILAGKYKGKSLKTFSNSSVRPTCGVVKEAVFNICAAYIEDAVFLDLFAGVGSIGFEALSRGASSVTFVDSSSQSVRLIRANCQLLDPHLPVTIMKQEARSAVQKLSKKEMIFDLIYIDPPYNLEDSYLKTVLESIVVGNLLDPQGLLFLENASAQPILVDGLTMKHRRKLGGTFLSEYFFENSSN, encoded by the coding sequence GTGAGAATTCTTGCAGGAAAGTATAAAGGGAAATCATTAAAGACGTTTTCAAATTCCTCAGTGCGACCTACTTGTGGTGTGGTAAAGGAAGCCGTCTTCAATATTTGCGCAGCTTATATCGAAGATGCTGTTTTTCTAGATCTTTTTGCCGGAGTAGGGTCCATAGGTTTTGAAGCCCTAAGTCGCGGGGCTTCTTCAGTAACTTTTGTAGATTCTTCTTCACAATCAGTACGCTTAATTCGAGCAAACTGCCAATTGCTAGATCCCCATCTACCTGTTACGATTATGAAACAAGAAGCACGATCTGCAGTTCAAAAGCTCTCTAAAAAAGAAATGATTTTTGATCTCATCTACATAGATCCTCCGTATAATCTTGAAGATAGCTATTTAAAGACAGTTTTAGAAAGTATCGTTGTAGGAAATCTCTTAGATCCTCAAGGGCTCCTATTTTTAGAAAACGCCTCTGCTCAACCTATTCTTGTTGATGGTTTAACAATGAAACATAGAAGAAAACTCGGAGGAACATTTTTATCGGAATATTTTTTTGAAAACAGTTCTAATTAA
- a CDS encoding transporter substrate-binding domain-containing protein, with the protein MKIKNASKLKFLALLFLLPLVFLGCSREKKALLVGRDTTWFPKQFGIYTANINAFLNDLVAEVNYRENLNINIVNQDWIHLFENLDDQKTAGAFTSILPTVEMLDHYQFSDPILLTGPVLVVPEGSPYKSIEDLRGKLIGVYKFDSSVLVGQDIPEAVLTPYQHVPIALEALSSNCYDALLAPVIEVTALIETAYKGRLKIISQPLNQDGLRLVVLRGEKDNLLEGFNMGLVKSMRSGKYQTIKQQYRLP; encoded by the coding sequence GTGAAAATCAAGAACGCGTCAAAGCTAAAATTTTTAGCTCTTTTGTTTCTTCTCCCCTTGGTTTTTCTAGGATGTTCTCGTGAAAAGAAAGCATTGTTAGTTGGACGAGATACCACTTGGTTCCCTAAACAATTCGGAATTTATACCGCGAATATTAACGCTTTCCTTAATGATCTTGTTGCTGAGGTTAACTATCGTGAGAATCTCAATATCAACATCGTAAATCAAGATTGGATCCATCTATTTGAAAATCTTGATGATCAAAAGACTGCAGGAGCTTTTACATCTATATTACCCACGGTAGAAATGCTCGATCACTATCAATTTTCTGATCCTATACTACTTACAGGTCCCGTGCTTGTCGTTCCTGAAGGATCTCCTTATAAGTCCATAGAGGATTTGCGAGGAAAGTTGATAGGAGTATATAAATTTGATTCCTCAGTACTTGTTGGACAAGATATCCCCGAAGCTGTGTTGACCCCGTATCAACATGTCCCCATAGCCCTGGAAGCCCTATCTTCAAATTGTTATGATGCTTTGCTAGCTCCCGTTATAGAAGTTACAGCTTTAATAGAGACAGCCTATAAAGGACGTTTAAAAATCATTTCCCAGCCCTTAAATCAAGATGGTTTAAGACTTGTGGTTCTTCGTGGTGAAAAAGATAATTTGCTAGAAGGATTTAATATGGGATTGGTAAAGAGTATGCGTTCTGGAAAGTACCAGACAATCAAACAGCAATACAGACTTCCTTAA
- the hemH gene encoding ferrochelatase, with protein MVSAYLLANFGGPRQSSDIEVFLTSLLTDSDVTGGSLPSFIHKRLFTLIAKRRTHKVIPFYNCIGGFSPIYQDTESLAKTLSSYLDKPVITFHRYLPDTHRKTIQQLEAFQDAPIVGVPLFPHFTYAVTGSIVRFVYKHLPSLNISWISNFGNHPQFISCMIDHIQQFLQFHDIPEDNCCLLFSAHGLPMKYIHQGDPYNTQCEKSFEAISERLSNIETHLCYQSKFGPGKWLTPSTKKMCETLNTNKKYVLIVPFGFTSDHIETLYEIEKEYLSILTGRNYHALRIPTIYQSPNWVASLATIIQSSPHKEKLGLIKSK; from the coding sequence ATGGTTTCTGCTTACTTATTAGCAAATTTCGGAGGTCCCCGCCAGTCGAGTGATATTGAAGTTTTTTTAACTTCATTACTTACCGATTCCGATGTTACAGGGGGATCGCTACCTTCGTTCATACACAAGCGATTATTTACACTTATTGCTAAAAGGCGAACTCATAAGGTTATCCCCTTTTACAATTGTATCGGAGGATTTTCCCCGATATATCAAGATACGGAATCTCTAGCGAAAACGTTATCTTCTTATTTAGATAAACCTGTGATTACTTTTCACCGTTATCTACCTGATACTCACCGCAAAACAATCCAACAGTTAGAAGCTTTTCAAGATGCTCCAATTGTTGGTGTGCCTTTATTCCCTCACTTCACTTATGCTGTTACAGGAAGTATCGTAAGGTTTGTGTACAAACACCTCCCTTCTCTCAATATTTCTTGGATATCGAACTTTGGGAATCATCCCCAATTTATTTCCTGTATGATTGATCATATCCAACAATTTTTACAATTTCACGATATTCCTGAAGATAACTGCTGTCTATTATTTTCTGCTCATGGTCTCCCCATGAAATACATTCATCAAGGGGATCCTTACAACACCCAATGTGAAAAATCTTTTGAAGCTATATCAGAACGTCTAAGTAACATAGAAACACATCTTTGCTACCAATCAAAGTTTGGTCCGGGGAAATGGCTAACACCATCAACAAAAAAAATGTGTGAAACTTTGAACACGAACAAAAAATACGTTCTTATAGTGCCTTTTGGTTTTACCTCAGATCACATAGAAACTCTGTACGAAATAGAAAAAGAATATCTTTCGATATTAACCGGTAGAAATTACCATGCCCTACGCATCCCAACAATTTATCAATCTCCCAATTGGGTAGCATCACTAGCGACGATTATTCAAAGTTCCCCGCATAAAGAGAAACTCGGCTTAATAAAATCAAAATAG